The Hippoglossus hippoglossus isolate fHipHip1 chromosome 21, fHipHip1.pri, whole genome shotgun sequence genome contains a region encoding:
- the LOC117754882 gene encoding olfactory receptor 10J5-like gives MINPAGIVVFSLSGFNATVNYRATLFSLTLLSYCAILMVNVSLILIIALDRNLHEPMYICLCSLCINGIYGTTCFYPKFAFDLLSDIQVISYAGCLLQIFVIYSFAKNDFSILALMAYDRYVAICLPLKYHYYMSVRRTALLVCVSWLIPLSCDIMIVAMSSTLRLCGSHIQKLYCENWAIVKLACSSTSSNDIVGLIVISVYIGHVLFILNSYVQVVRSALKSKESVRKFTQTCVPHLLCLLNVTAALLFDTMYSRYGSSSVPQSLKNFMAIQFLMIPPLLNPIIYGLILTKVRKRFISLCMMAGQRLKLRLKV, from the coding sequence ATGATCAATCCTGCTGGTATCGTTGTATTTTCACTGTCTGGCTTCAATGCAACAGTCAACTACAGGGCaacacttttctctctcactttatTGTCTTATTGTGCTATTCTGATGGTAAATGTGTCTCTCATTCTAATCATAGCACTGGATCGAAATCTACATGAACCcatgtatatttgtttgtgttctttgtgcATCAATGGGATCTATGGGACGacatgcttttatccaaagtttGCCTTTGATCTTCTGTCTGATATTCAGGTGATATCGTATGCGGGATGCCTTCTGCAGATCTTTGTGATATACTCCTTTGCAAAAAATGATTTCTCTATTTTAGCTCTGATGGCCTATGACCGATATGTGGCCATATGTCTGCCACTGAAGTATCACTACTACATGTCTGTGCGGAGGACTgctttgttagtgtgtgtgtcctggctCATTCCTCTCTCCTGTGACATAATGATTGTAGCTATGTCATCCACACTGAGACTGTGTGGCTCTCACATACAAAAACTCTACTGTGAGAATTGGGCTATTGTCAAACTTGCTTGCAGTTCAACATCGTCGAACGATATTGTCGGACTGATTGTGATTTCTGTCTATATAGGGCACGTCCTCTTCATCTTAAATTCATATGTGCAAGTGGTGAGGTCGGCTTTAAAATCCAAAGAGAGCGTAAGGAAGTTTACGCAGACATGTGTGccacatttgttgtgtttgcttaATGTCACTGCTGCTTTACTTTTTGACACCATGTACTCGAGGTATGGATCATCGTCTGTGCCGCAGAGTCTAAAGAACTTTATGGCCATACAGTTTCTCATGATCCCCCCTCTACTCAACCCTATTATCTATGGGCTGATCCTGACTAAAGTTAGAAAGAGATTCATATCTTTGTGCATGATGGCAGGTCAAAGACTTAAACTGAGACTGAAGGTTTGA